A genome region from Myripristis murdjan chromosome 16, fMyrMur1.1, whole genome shotgun sequence includes the following:
- the coq3 gene encoding ubiquinone biosynthesis O-methyltransferase, mitochondrial isoform X2, whose translation MSSRLPSSPTCFPSSVLGTGLIEQGCLAHSASHTTLDPSEVKRFQSLASKWWDEQGEFGALHAMNDLRVPFIRDNLLNVHRGHQPGKPLAGLKILDVGCGGGLLTEPLGRLGADVLGIDPVADSIGTARLHLSHDSVLGARVRYRACTLEELSAEGEEGEEEEGVGQFDAVVASEVVEHLADLETFAFCCSHVLKPGGSLFITTINKTNLSYALGIVAAEQLLRIVPRGTHDWEKFISPVELERLLESNGFSVQSIRGMLYNPVSGKWSWTDSTAINYALHAVKLIEEPQPDRAQADNPDPEYRAHAASTHN comes from the exons ATGTCTAGCAGGCTACCCAGCAGTCCCACTTGTTTTCCTTCTTCTGTCCTTGGCACTGGCCTAATTGAACAGGGATGCTT AGCGCACTCAGCCTCCCACACCACTCTGGACCCCAGTGAGGTGAAGAGGTTCCAGTCATTGGCCAGCAAGTGGTGGGATGAACAGGGAGAGTTCGGTGCTCTCCACGCCATGAACGACCTAAGGGTGCCTTTTATACG GGATAATCTGTTGAATGTGCACAGAGGGCATCAGCCAGGAAAACCGCTTGCAGGACTCAAGATACTTGATGTCGGCTGTGGAGGTGGCCTGCTCACAGAG CCCCTTGGTCGCCTGGGTGCAGATGTGTTGGGCATCGATCCTGTGGCCGACAGCATTGGCACGGCACGGCTGCACTTATCCCATGACTCAGTCCTTGGTGCTCGGGTCCGCTATCGCGCCTGCACCCTAGAGGAGCTCTCagcagaaggggaggagggcgaggaggaggagggagtgggcCAGTTTGATGCCGTTGTGGCGTCCGAGGTGGTGGAACATCTGGCCGACCTGGAAACGTTCGCTTTCTGCTGCAGCCACGTGCTTAAG CCAGGTGGCTCACTCTTTATCACCACCATTAATAAAACCAACCTGTCATACGCACTGGGAATCgttgcagcagagcagctgctgcgTATCGTTCCCAGGGGAACCCACGACTGGGAAAAGTTCATCAGTCCCGTGGAGCTGGAGCGCCTCCTAGAGTCTA ATGGTTTCTCAGTGCAGTCCATCCGTGGAATGCTGTACAACCCAGTGTCAGGAAAGTGGAGCTGGACCGACAGCACTGCCATCAACTATGCCCTTCATGCTGTCAAACTGATAGAGGAACCACAGCCGGACAGGGCCCAGGCCGACAACCCTGACCCAGAATACCGAGCCCACGCTGCATCCACTCATAACTGA
- the coq3 gene encoding ubiquinone biosynthesis O-methyltransferase, mitochondrial isoform X1, whose translation MYSDKFGRLMLGLCCRKSTRVCGVRSAFSWTSACKQRTLRRSAWLQVKQQALPFQIRAHSASHTTLDPSEVKRFQSLASKWWDEQGEFGALHAMNDLRVPFIRDNLLNVHRGHQPGKPLAGLKILDVGCGGGLLTEPLGRLGADVLGIDPVADSIGTARLHLSHDSVLGARVRYRACTLEELSAEGEEGEEEEGVGQFDAVVASEVVEHLADLETFAFCCSHVLKPGGSLFITTINKTNLSYALGIVAAEQLLRIVPRGTHDWEKFISPVELERLLESNGFSVQSIRGMLYNPVSGKWSWTDSTAINYALHAVKLIEEPQPDRAQADNPDPEYRAHAASTHN comes from the exons ATGTATTCGGATAAGTTTGGGCGTCTCATGTTGGGGCTTTGCTGCCGGAAATCGACCCGTGTGTGTGGCGTGCGCAGCGCGTTCAGCTGGACCTCAGCATGTAAACAGCGGACACTGCGGAGGAGCGCCTGGCTGCAGGTCAAGCAACAAGCCCTGCCATTCCAAATCAG AGCGCACTCAGCCTCCCACACCACTCTGGACCCCAGTGAGGTGAAGAGGTTCCAGTCATTGGCCAGCAAGTGGTGGGATGAACAGGGAGAGTTCGGTGCTCTCCACGCCATGAACGACCTAAGGGTGCCTTTTATACG GGATAATCTGTTGAATGTGCACAGAGGGCATCAGCCAGGAAAACCGCTTGCAGGACTCAAGATACTTGATGTCGGCTGTGGAGGTGGCCTGCTCACAGAG CCCCTTGGTCGCCTGGGTGCAGATGTGTTGGGCATCGATCCTGTGGCCGACAGCATTGGCACGGCACGGCTGCACTTATCCCATGACTCAGTCCTTGGTGCTCGGGTCCGCTATCGCGCCTGCACCCTAGAGGAGCTCTCagcagaaggggaggagggcgaggaggaggagggagtgggcCAGTTTGATGCCGTTGTGGCGTCCGAGGTGGTGGAACATCTGGCCGACCTGGAAACGTTCGCTTTCTGCTGCAGCCACGTGCTTAAG CCAGGTGGCTCACTCTTTATCACCACCATTAATAAAACCAACCTGTCATACGCACTGGGAATCgttgcagcagagcagctgctgcgTATCGTTCCCAGGGGAACCCACGACTGGGAAAAGTTCATCAGTCCCGTGGAGCTGGAGCGCCTCCTAGAGTCTA ATGGTTTCTCAGTGCAGTCCATCCGTGGAATGCTGTACAACCCAGTGTCAGGAAAGTGGAGCTGGACCGACAGCACTGCCATCAACTATGCCCTTCATGCTGTCAAACTGATAGAGGAACCACAGCCGGACAGGGCCCAGGCCGACAACCCTGACCCAGAATACCGAGCCCACGCTGCATCCACTCATAACTGA
- the pnisr gene encoding arginine/serine-rich protein PNISR isoform X1 encodes MWDQGGQPWPQWPLSQQQWMQSFQHQQDPGQVDWAALAQAWIAQKESTGADQQNLQPNGQEIPGLEPVGQSNHGAFQGDPSFGRMWQPEWGLHGQPPPPPPPDQAWIPPGSGPMDVVNPSEDSNSQDSLEFNSEAHHGVYPQNSHGYGAQPDSYAMAPMAMNQFDYQHGAASSYGPTPTGFHPPYWQGPPQNRRDNRPPGFRDRPRSPIQLPVKQEAPAALDAVKRRTLPAWIREGLEKMDREKQKKLERERMEKERAEMAKDEGKVDEADEGGDGPRIPRKSKFDSDDEENEDENDEKPSMRTEFAVRSPSPPAEDSEPEMTEEEREFQLMVITKTLLTEILLEVTNEEIQHVAKETHRKATKAPAKQLAQSSALASLTGLSGLGDYGSDESEDEDERSVRGSESSDTDEEELRHRIREKQDAFRRKEREMQQIQERQAQEALLAREEMMERLSRERGDYDEGQSENSHKQEVREREAEPPVERRRSHSEKDGSEGRHSGRGKERSGRGGSDSPANGHSSSSRSTSSHSSSRSSSSSSSSTASSRSSSRSSSPRRKRRRSRSSSHKARRRSRSHSSHRRHSDRGEKGRDRRRNSTERSGRHKSDRSPSRERRSRRSRSRSRERDRDRARARDSRSRSRDRDRDRDRDRERDKDKERKRSRERRDSSHSHSSKHKQKASSKDREKRRERSRSHDKDKKKKDKDKEKELDKKREKPKTKEKDREKEKEKSSSVFAEENGKSKKRKESDSHTDSQSDKHSRQDSKASKKGSAKASKRRSDSDSSRSPTPEVSKEKKSKKSKRSRSRSVEKSHKSGKKASRKHKSKSRSRSASPSRRSRR; translated from the exons ATGTGGGACCAGGGAGGACAGCCCTGGCCGCAGTGGCCTCTGAGCCAGCAACAGTGGATGCAGTCTTTTCAGCACCAGCAAGATCCAG GTCAAGTGGACTGGGCTGCCCTGGCACAGGCATGGATAGCACAGAAAGAATCGACAGGAGCAGACCAGCAGAATCTCCAGCCCAATGGGCAGGAGATCCCTGGACTTGAACCTGTTGGACAGAGCAACCATGGAGCCTTCCAGGGTGACCCATCTTTTGGCAGAATGTGGCAACCGG AATGGGGATTGCATGGccagccccctcctcctcctccccctgatCAGGCTTGGATACCTCCTGGGTCAGGACCGATGGACGTGGTGAACCCTAGCGAGGACAGCAACAGCCAGGACAGCTTGGAGTTCAACTCTGAAGCCCACCACGGGGTTTACCCCCAGAACAGCCATGGGTATGGGGCACAGCCCGACAGCTACGCCATGGCCCCCATGGCCATGAACCAGTTTGATTATCAG CATGGAGCTGCTTCGTCCTACGGCCCCACACCCACAGGCTTCCACCCCCCATACTGGCAGGGCCCTCCCCAGAACAGACGGGACAACAGACCCCCCGGGTTCAGAGACCGACCCCGGTCCCCCATACAGCTCCCTGTCAAACAGGAGGCCCCAGCAGCTCTAG ATGCTGTGAAAAGGCGCACACTGCCTGCATGGATTCGAGAGGGCCTCGAAAAAATGGATAGAGAAAAGCAGAAGAAGCTGGAACGAGAACGAATGGAGAAAGAGCGGGCTGAAATGGCAAAAGATGAAGGCAAAGTGGATGAAGCGGATGAGGGAGGTGATGGGCCTCGTATTCCACGCAAGAGTAAATTT gacagtgatgatgaagagAATGAAGACGAGAATGATGAGAAGCCCTCCATGAGGACAGAATTTGCTGTCCGGAGCCCATCACCTCCTGCCGAGGACAGTGAACCTGAAATGACTGAGGAAGAAAGGGAGTTCCAGCTG ATGGTCATTACAAAAACGCTGCTGACAGAAATCCTCCTTGAGGTCACTAACGAAGAGATCCAGCATGTGGCCAAAGAGACTCACCGTAAAGCCACCAAAG CTCCTGCAAAACAGCTGGCACAGTCAAGTGCACTGGCTTCTCTGACTGGTCTCA GTGGGCTTGGCGACTATGGTTCAGATGAGAGTGAGGACGAGGACGAGCGCAGTGTCCGAGGGTCTGAATCCTCCGATACAGATGAGGAGGAGTTGCGCCACCGCATCCGGGAGAAGCAGGATGCCTTCCGCCGCAAAGAGCGGGAGATGCAGCAGATACAAGAGAGACAGGCTCAAGAGGCTTTGCTCGCACGTG AAGAAATGATGGAGAGATTAAGCAGAGAAAGGGGGGATTATGATGAGGGTCAGTCAGAGAattcacacaaacaggaagtaagagagagggaggcggaGCCCCCAGTAGAGAGGCGTAGGTCCCATAGTGAGAAGGATGGCAGTGAGGGCAGGCACTCGGGCCGAGGGAAGGAGCGATCAGGGCGAGGCGGCAGTGATTCTCCAGCCAAtggccacagcagcagctcccgcTCCACCTCCAGTCACAGTAGCAGCCgttcctcttcctcgtcctcttcATCCACAGCCTCCTCACGCAGTTCTTCACGGTCTTCTTCCCCTCGAAGGAAAAGGAGGCGCAGCCGCTCTTCTTCTCATAAGGCTCGCCGGCGCAGCCGCAGCCACAGCTCCCACAGGCGTCACAGTGATCGTGGTGAGAAGGGCAGGGACAGACGAAGGAACAGCACAGAGCGATCTGGCCGCCACAAGAGCGACCGTAGCCCTTCCAGAGAGCGCAGGAGCCGCAGGAGTAGATCCAGATcccgagagagagacagggacagagccAGGGCTAGAGACAGCCGTAGtcgcagcagagacagagacagagacagagacagagacagagagcgggacaaggacaaagagagaaagaggagcaggGAGCGCAGGGACAGCAGCCATAGCCATAGTAGCAAACACAAGCAGAAGGCCTCCAGTAAGgacagggagaagaggagggaaaggagcCGCAGCCatgacaaagacaagaaaaagaaggataaagacaaggagaaggagttagataaaaagagagagaagccaaagactaaagagaaagacagagagaaagaaaaggagaaaagcagCTCTGTATTTGCCGAGGAGAATGGCAAAtcgaagaaaaggaaagagagcgACTCTCACACGGACTCTCAGAGTGACAAGCACTCCCGGCAGGATAGCAAAGCCAGCAAAAAGGGCTCCGCCAAAGCTAGCAAGAGGCGCTCAGACTCTGATTCCAGTAGGTCCCCCACCCCTGAAGTTAGCAAGGAAAAGAAATCTAAGAAATCCAAACGTAGCCGTTCAAGGTCGGTGGAAAAATCTCACAAGTCTGGTAAGAAGGCAAGCCGCAAACACAAGTCTAAGTCACGATCAAG GTCAGCATCACCCTCCCGTCGTAGCAGGCGCTGA
- the pnisr gene encoding arginine/serine-rich protein PNISR isoform X2: MWDQGGQPWPQWPLSQQQWMQSFQHQQDPGQVDWAALAQAWIAQKESTGADQQNLQPNGQEIPGLEPVGQSNHGAFQEWGLHGQPPPPPPPDQAWIPPGSGPMDVVNPSEDSNSQDSLEFNSEAHHGVYPQNSHGYGAQPDSYAMAPMAMNQFDYQHGAASSYGPTPTGFHPPYWQGPPQNRRDNRPPGFRDRPRSPIQLPVKQEAPAALDAVKRRTLPAWIREGLEKMDREKQKKLERERMEKERAEMAKDEGKVDEADEGGDGPRIPRKSKFDSDDEENEDENDEKPSMRTEFAVRSPSPPAEDSEPEMTEEEREFQLMVITKTLLTEILLEVTNEEIQHVAKETHRKATKAPAKQLAQSSALASLTGLSGLGDYGSDESEDEDERSVRGSESSDTDEEELRHRIREKQDAFRRKEREMQQIQERQAQEALLAREEMMERLSRERGDYDEGQSENSHKQEVREREAEPPVERRRSHSEKDGSEGRHSGRGKERSGRGGSDSPANGHSSSSRSTSSHSSSRSSSSSSSSTASSRSSSRSSSPRRKRRRSRSSSHKARRRSRSHSSHRRHSDRGEKGRDRRRNSTERSGRHKSDRSPSRERRSRRSRSRSRERDRDRARARDSRSRSRDRDRDRDRDRERDKDKERKRSRERRDSSHSHSSKHKQKASSKDREKRRERSRSHDKDKKKKDKDKEKELDKKREKPKTKEKDREKEKEKSSSVFAEENGKSKKRKESDSHTDSQSDKHSRQDSKASKKGSAKASKRRSDSDSSRSPTPEVSKEKKSKKSKRSRSRSVEKSHKSGKKASRKHKSKSRSRSASPSRRSRR, translated from the exons ATGTGGGACCAGGGAGGACAGCCCTGGCCGCAGTGGCCTCTGAGCCAGCAACAGTGGATGCAGTCTTTTCAGCACCAGCAAGATCCAG GTCAAGTGGACTGGGCTGCCCTGGCACAGGCATGGATAGCACAGAAAGAATCGACAGGAGCAGACCAGCAGAATCTCCAGCCCAATGGGCAGGAGATCCCTGGACTTGAACCTGTTGGACAGAGCAACCATGGAGCCTTCCAGG AATGGGGATTGCATGGccagccccctcctcctcctccccctgatCAGGCTTGGATACCTCCTGGGTCAGGACCGATGGACGTGGTGAACCCTAGCGAGGACAGCAACAGCCAGGACAGCTTGGAGTTCAACTCTGAAGCCCACCACGGGGTTTACCCCCAGAACAGCCATGGGTATGGGGCACAGCCCGACAGCTACGCCATGGCCCCCATGGCCATGAACCAGTTTGATTATCAG CATGGAGCTGCTTCGTCCTACGGCCCCACACCCACAGGCTTCCACCCCCCATACTGGCAGGGCCCTCCCCAGAACAGACGGGACAACAGACCCCCCGGGTTCAGAGACCGACCCCGGTCCCCCATACAGCTCCCTGTCAAACAGGAGGCCCCAGCAGCTCTAG ATGCTGTGAAAAGGCGCACACTGCCTGCATGGATTCGAGAGGGCCTCGAAAAAATGGATAGAGAAAAGCAGAAGAAGCTGGAACGAGAACGAATGGAGAAAGAGCGGGCTGAAATGGCAAAAGATGAAGGCAAAGTGGATGAAGCGGATGAGGGAGGTGATGGGCCTCGTATTCCACGCAAGAGTAAATTT gacagtgatgatgaagagAATGAAGACGAGAATGATGAGAAGCCCTCCATGAGGACAGAATTTGCTGTCCGGAGCCCATCACCTCCTGCCGAGGACAGTGAACCTGAAATGACTGAGGAAGAAAGGGAGTTCCAGCTG ATGGTCATTACAAAAACGCTGCTGACAGAAATCCTCCTTGAGGTCACTAACGAAGAGATCCAGCATGTGGCCAAAGAGACTCACCGTAAAGCCACCAAAG CTCCTGCAAAACAGCTGGCACAGTCAAGTGCACTGGCTTCTCTGACTGGTCTCA GTGGGCTTGGCGACTATGGTTCAGATGAGAGTGAGGACGAGGACGAGCGCAGTGTCCGAGGGTCTGAATCCTCCGATACAGATGAGGAGGAGTTGCGCCACCGCATCCGGGAGAAGCAGGATGCCTTCCGCCGCAAAGAGCGGGAGATGCAGCAGATACAAGAGAGACAGGCTCAAGAGGCTTTGCTCGCACGTG AAGAAATGATGGAGAGATTAAGCAGAGAAAGGGGGGATTATGATGAGGGTCAGTCAGAGAattcacacaaacaggaagtaagagagagggaggcggaGCCCCCAGTAGAGAGGCGTAGGTCCCATAGTGAGAAGGATGGCAGTGAGGGCAGGCACTCGGGCCGAGGGAAGGAGCGATCAGGGCGAGGCGGCAGTGATTCTCCAGCCAAtggccacagcagcagctcccgcTCCACCTCCAGTCACAGTAGCAGCCgttcctcttcctcgtcctcttcATCCACAGCCTCCTCACGCAGTTCTTCACGGTCTTCTTCCCCTCGAAGGAAAAGGAGGCGCAGCCGCTCTTCTTCTCATAAGGCTCGCCGGCGCAGCCGCAGCCACAGCTCCCACAGGCGTCACAGTGATCGTGGTGAGAAGGGCAGGGACAGACGAAGGAACAGCACAGAGCGATCTGGCCGCCACAAGAGCGACCGTAGCCCTTCCAGAGAGCGCAGGAGCCGCAGGAGTAGATCCAGATcccgagagagagacagggacagagccAGGGCTAGAGACAGCCGTAGtcgcagcagagacagagacagagacagagacagagacagagagcgggacaaggacaaagagagaaagaggagcaggGAGCGCAGGGACAGCAGCCATAGCCATAGTAGCAAACACAAGCAGAAGGCCTCCAGTAAGgacagggagaagaggagggaaaggagcCGCAGCCatgacaaagacaagaaaaagaaggataaagacaaggagaaggagttagataaaaagagagagaagccaaagactaaagagaaagacagagagaaagaaaaggagaaaagcagCTCTGTATTTGCCGAGGAGAATGGCAAAtcgaagaaaaggaaagagagcgACTCTCACACGGACTCTCAGAGTGACAAGCACTCCCGGCAGGATAGCAAAGCCAGCAAAAAGGGCTCCGCCAAAGCTAGCAAGAGGCGCTCAGACTCTGATTCCAGTAGGTCCCCCACCCCTGAAGTTAGCAAGGAAAAGAAATCTAAGAAATCCAAACGTAGCCGTTCAAGGTCGGTGGAAAAATCTCACAAGTCTGGTAAGAAGGCAAGCCGCAAACACAAGTCTAAGTCACGATCAAG GTCAGCATCACCCTCCCGTCGTAGCAGGCGCTGA